A window of Variovorax paradoxus genomic DNA:
GGTGACGAAGCTGCACGAAAGCTGCCGGCAGCGCGAGAAATGATCAAACAGCTGCGTGGCGCCTCGATTGCCGTGCCGGCCGCTGCGCCACCTGCAGCGATGTTGGGCCGGTTCGAGGACATGCAGCGGCATGCCTTGAACTCCTTCGTCCATGTCGGCGTGCATGCACTGCGACGCCATCAAGACGGCTTTCCGGTGCAGCTGGTCTGCCAACTGATCGAATGCTCAAACGGCCTTGTTACGATCGCTGCGATGATGTTGGCAATACTGACCGGGGACCGTGTTCTGGCAGCTCGGATGAACCGCGTGCATGTCGGATTTGAGGACTGTCTCACGCCATTACTGCCATCCTACTGAAGCCTAAAGCGGCGCTTCCCAGGGAGTGTTGGCACAATCATCCGAACAACAAGACGACACGCGAACTACCTTTACCCAGTCAGTGCTTTGCGGCATGACTCAACGCTTAGGGTAGGAATTGGATGCATTATTTCAATCGCTAGGATCTGCGGGGAGCAGTGAGCGAATGCAAGTATCCTTGCCTTTTTACCGAGAGGAATCTCAGCAATGGCAAAGAAGACATTCATTGAAGTTCAGAAGCAAATTGAACAACTTCAGAAAGAGGCTGAACTGCTACGCAAACAAGAGGCCCACGAAGTCTTGGCGAGGATCAAGGAGGCGATCGCTGTCTATGGATTTACTGCCGCCGAACTCGGTTTCGAGGGGGGTGCTGGAAAGCGGTCTGCTAGGCCGGTCAAGAGCCCGAAGCGTGGTCTTAAGGCAAGCGGGAAAGCTGCGACGACTGCGGCTGCGAAGTTTCGTGATCAGAACGGCAACATCTGGAGCGGCCGTGGTCCGCGGCCAGCATGGTTTAAGGCCGCGCTTGAAGCAGGCAAAGCCCCAGAGGACTTTCTCGCCAAGTAAATCTCGTCTCCCGCGCACTTTGTACCAA
This region includes:
- a CDS encoding H-NS family nucleoid-associated regulatory protein; translation: MAKKTFIEVQKQIEQLQKEAELLRKQEAHEVLARIKEAIAVYGFTAAELGFEGGAGKRSARPVKSPKRGLKASGKAATTAAAKFRDQNGNIWSGRGPRPAWFKAALEAGKAPEDFLAK
- a CDS encoding DUF6988 family protein, with protein sequence MDIEHLLRRSDELDDTIVRMLELDRYPEHGEDAEKLALSVTAASLSIDHARALRSLIADGFVSSAVPLMRLQFESTTRSAWLLFAASDGQVALAAAPLSTAGDEAARKLPAAREMIKQLRGASIAVPAAAPPAAMLGRFEDMQRHALNSFVHVGVHALRRHQDGFPVQLVCQLIECSNGLVTIAAMMLAILTGDRVLAARMNRVHVGFEDCLTPLLPSY